The following coding sequences are from one Novipirellula caenicola window:
- the ispD gene encoding 2-C-methyl-D-erythritol 4-phosphate cytidylyltransferase: protein MNDPDQTKLTTGCIAAVLPAAGSGQRFGRDRNKLFATLCGKPIWFHAASRLAARPEVGRIVMAISEQDEADFRGPFAELVNELRIELVRGGDQRSDSVRAGLDAVAEDPSIEMIAIHDAARPLVRDADLAAVFAKAAETGAAILAAPITATLKRALGDGNASLTVDRSELYSALTPQVFRVDVLRRAYDRHRGRPATDDAQLVERIGHPVALVHGSADNIKITHPEDLRIAEAILAR from the coding sequence ATGAACGATCCTGACCAAACCAAACTGACGACCGGCTGCATCGCCGCCGTGTTGCCTGCGGCCGGCAGCGGCCAGCGGTTTGGTCGCGATCGCAATAAACTTTTCGCGACGCTGTGCGGTAAACCGATTTGGTTTCATGCCGCGTCGCGATTAGCAGCTCGCCCCGAAGTGGGCCGCATTGTGATGGCGATCTCGGAACAGGACGAAGCCGATTTTCGCGGCCCGTTCGCCGAGCTTGTCAACGAACTGCGAATCGAATTGGTGCGGGGTGGTGACCAGCGTAGCGACAGCGTTCGGGCCGGCTTGGATGCCGTCGCCGAGGACCCATCGATCGAAATGATCGCGATCCACGATGCGGCTCGCCCACTGGTTCGCGATGCCGATCTAGCCGCCGTGTTTGCCAAGGCCGCCGAGACCGGAGCCGCGATCCTGGCCGCCCCCATCACAGCCACCTTGAAACGTGCACTCGGCGACGGCAACGCGTCACTGACTGTCGATCGCAGTGAACTTTATAGCGCTTTGACGCCTCAAGTCTTTCGCGTCGACGTGCTTCGCCGCGCCTATGATCGACATCGCGGACGCCCCGCGACCGACGACGCTCAATTGGTCGAGCGGATCGGACACCCGGTGGCGCTGGTGCACGGATCAGCCGACAACATCAAAATCACTCATCCCGAAGACCTCCGGATTGCCGAAGCCATTTTGGCCCGCTGA
- a CDS encoding RbsD/FucU family protein codes for MLRHKLIHPQITAIIAAAGHHSTILIADGNYPAASKRGPRAELVSLNLMPGVPTCDQVLEALLSAIPVEAIQTMQTETSGPYALDGDPPVWEDYRKTIKNEGLDLEIQPVDKWAFYEAVSTNDHVLTIQTADQQRYANILLTVGVRMD; via the coding sequence ATGCTTCGACATAAACTCATTCATCCGCAAATTACCGCGATTATTGCCGCTGCGGGCCACCACAGCACGATTCTGATCGCCGACGGCAATTATCCGGCTGCCAGCAAACGCGGCCCACGCGCGGAACTGGTCAGCCTGAATTTGATGCCGGGGGTGCCCACCTGTGACCAAGTGCTCGAAGCCCTGTTGTCGGCGATTCCGGTCGAAGCAATTCAGACAATGCAAACCGAAACGAGCGGCCCCTACGCCTTGGATGGCGATCCGCCGGTGTGGGAAGACTACCGCAAAACGATCAAAAACGAGGGGCTCGATCTAGAAATTCAGCCCGTCGACAAATGGGCGTTCTACGAAGCGGTTTCCACGAATGATCACGTGCTGACGATTCAAACCGCCGACCAACAACGCTACGCCAACATCTTGTTGACCGTCGGCGTGCGGATGGATTAG
- a CDS encoding ATP-dependent helicase, with protein sequence MNVSHGLNPAQAAAVETLSGPMLVLAGAGTGKTRVVTFRIANLIRNGTPPDRILAMTFTNKAAGEMQERISELIGTKKKRKPRKGEPQEPKPTISTFHSLCVRILRRHARALGYPDKFSIYDRSDQESIARNILRELRLSGTALKPGDMLSIIGGWKNQSIHPEQAMSIASNDKEHFAASGYRRYQNALRARGAMDFDDLLLQTETLFLEHEAIRQEEASKFDHVLVDEYQDTNGSQYRITRALTQEHRNFCVVGDDDQSIYAWRGADVTHILNFTKDWPDAKVVCLEDNYRSTGAILGMANTLIQYNTVRHDKVLVPSRPDGRRPRILQHKDETAEAEMVVREIKNLIDNQHVQPRDIAILFRTNEQPRLFETELRKHDVPYVMMGSQSFFDRREIRDLIAYLKWIEQPDDEISLLRVINTPARGLSNKTVQLLVKRAVERGVPVWQVMQDNAAVQDLSPSARRGITELAQMAEDVRLRAKNDSLTDAVRTLLERTAYADEITRLYENPEERDARMASIGDLTNAIAAFEDKTEDADLTGFLAETALAGREMGNEKDKMALKNSVWLLTLHAAKGLEFPVVFMVGLEEGILPHSRSVKSGREEDIAEERRLCYVGITRAQETLTLSMALTRRKWGKPRPTIPSQFLYEITGKAANPNKYRKPRPVSSLR encoded by the coding sequence ATGAATGTGAGCCACGGACTTAATCCGGCTCAGGCTGCCGCGGTGGAAACGTTGTCTGGGCCCATGCTGGTGTTGGCGGGTGCTGGGACCGGTAAGACTCGCGTGGTGACGTTCCGAATCGCCAATTTGATTCGCAATGGGACGCCACCGGATCGCATTCTTGCGATGACGTTCACCAACAAAGCTGCGGGCGAGATGCAGGAACGGATCAGCGAGCTGATCGGTACCAAGAAGAAACGCAAACCTCGCAAAGGCGAACCGCAAGAGCCGAAGCCGACGATCAGTACGTTTCATTCGCTGTGTGTGCGGATCTTGCGGCGGCACGCCCGAGCGCTTGGTTATCCCGACAAGTTTTCGATCTACGACCGCAGCGATCAAGAGTCGATTGCGCGGAACATCCTGCGTGAATTGCGTTTGTCCGGCACTGCGCTGAAACCAGGCGACATGTTGTCGATCATCGGGGGCTGGAAAAACCAATCGATTCATCCCGAGCAGGCGATGTCGATCGCTTCGAACGACAAAGAGCATTTTGCGGCCTCGGGGTATCGTCGCTACCAGAACGCGCTGCGGGCGCGAGGTGCGATGGATTTTGACGATCTGTTGCTGCAAACCGAAACACTGTTTCTCGAGCATGAGGCGATTCGCCAAGAGGAAGCATCAAAATTCGATCATGTGCTGGTCGACGAATACCAGGACACCAACGGCAGCCAGTACCGGATCACGCGGGCGCTGACACAGGAGCACCGCAATTTCTGTGTCGTGGGTGACGATGATCAATCGATCTATGCATGGCGAGGTGCGGATGTTACGCACATTTTGAACTTCACCAAAGATTGGCCCGATGCAAAGGTGGTTTGTCTGGAAGACAATTACCGCAGTACCGGGGCGATTTTGGGGATGGCCAACACGCTGATCCAATACAACACCGTCCGGCACGATAAGGTCTTGGTCCCCAGTCGGCCCGACGGTCGCCGGCCACGGATCTTGCAGCACAAAGATGAGACAGCGGAAGCCGAGATGGTGGTTCGTGAGATCAAAAATCTGATCGACAACCAACACGTCCAACCGCGGGACATCGCAATCCTGTTTCGCACCAACGAGCAGCCGCGATTGTTTGAAACCGAGCTCCGCAAGCACGACGTTCCTTATGTGATGATGGGGAGCCAATCGTTTTTCGATCGACGTGAAATTCGTGACTTGATCGCCTATTTGAAATGGATCGAACAGCCCGATGACGAGATCTCGCTGCTGCGTGTGATCAACACGCCCGCGCGGGGGCTGAGCAACAAGACGGTTCAATTGTTGGTCAAACGTGCGGTCGAACGTGGCGTGCCGGTGTGGCAAGTGATGCAGGATAATGCTGCGGTTCAAGACTTGTCGCCGAGCGCCCGGCGTGGGATCACCGAGTTGGCTCAGATGGCCGAAGACGTTCGCCTGCGAGCCAAGAATGATTCACTTACCGATGCCGTGCGTACGCTGCTCGAGCGAACGGCGTATGCCGACGAGATCACTCGGCTGTACGAAAACCCCGAAGAACGCGATGCGCGGATGGCATCGATTGGCGATTTGACCAATGCGATCGCCGCCTTTGAAGACAAGACCGAAGATGCGGATTTAACCGGGTTCCTCGCTGAAACGGCACTCGCCGGACGCGAGATGGGGAACGAAAAGGATAAGATGGCGCTGAAGAATTCGGTTTGGCTGCTGACGCTGCATGCCGCCAAGGGGCTGGAATTTCCAGTCGTCTTTATGGTGGGTTTGGAAGAAGGGATTCTGCCGCATAGCCGCAGTGTGAAGAGCGGTCGCGAGGAAGACATCGCCGAAGAACGTCGTTTGTGTTACGTCGGAATCACGCGAGCCCAAGAGACATTGACGCTGTCGATGGCGCTGACTCGCCGTAAATGGGGTAAGCCGCGTCCGACGATCCCCAGCCAATTTCTATATGAGATTACAGGCAAGGCGGCGAACCCCAACAAGTATCGAAAACCTCGCCCCGTTTCGTCATTGCGGTAA
- the tyrS gene encoding tyrosine--tRNA ligase, translated as MTATNLIEELRWRGLIHQTTDEAELGKLLQSGPQTIYIGFDPTASSLHVGHLMQVMMLRRFQRAGHRPIALVGGATGMIGDPSGKSEERNLLTAEQLQANVDGVAEQMKQFLDFNGDQGALLLNNFEWMKSYSYLEFLRDVGKNFPVGAMMGKESVRSRLESEAGLSYTEFSYMLLQAYDFVQLSREHGCKIQAGGSDQWGNITAGIDLGRRMLGQQLFGLTAPLLTTSDGRKMGKTEKGAIWLDPERTSPYEFFQYWVNVEDADVMRCIAYLTEIEREEYDELAAQTEADAGKRVAQKRLATWMTELVHGEQGLESAERATKILFGGEIEKASDAQLSQIFADVPSTEAERSVLSGEGWWIVEALQASGLTTSSSDARRAIKEGSIYLNNRRVGDMNHRLSEEDLASETVTVLRRGKRKYALIRFR; from the coding sequence ATGACTGCAACGAACTTAATCGAAGAACTTCGCTGGCGTGGCCTGATCCATCAAACGACCGATGAAGCCGAACTAGGCAAACTACTGCAATCCGGCCCGCAAACGATCTACATCGGTTTTGATCCCACTGCGTCTAGCCTGCATGTTGGACATCTGATGCAGGTGATGATGCTGCGTCGATTCCAACGCGCCGGACATCGACCGATCGCATTGGTGGGCGGGGCGACCGGGATGATTGGCGACCCCAGCGGCAAGAGCGAAGAACGCAACTTGCTGACCGCCGAACAACTGCAAGCGAACGTCGACGGCGTGGCGGAACAGATGAAACAGTTCCTTGATTTCAATGGCGATCAAGGTGCACTGCTGCTGAATAACTTCGAATGGATGAAGTCCTACTCGTACCTCGAATTCCTGCGAGACGTCGGCAAGAATTTTCCTGTCGGTGCGATGATGGGCAAAGAATCAGTCCGCTCGCGACTCGAAAGCGAAGCAGGGCTGAGCTACACCGAGTTCAGCTACATGCTGTTGCAAGCCTATGACTTCGTCCAGCTCAGTCGCGAACACGGCTGCAAGATCCAAGCGGGCGGCAGCGACCAGTGGGGTAATATTACCGCCGGCATCGACTTGGGTCGCCGCATGCTCGGACAGCAACTGTTTGGCTTGACTGCACCGCTGCTGACGACCAGCGATGGTCGCAAGATGGGCAAGACTGAAAAGGGAGCGATCTGGTTGGATCCTGAGCGGACCAGCCCCTACGAGTTCTTTCAGTACTGGGTCAATGTCGAAGACGCCGACGTGATGCGGTGTATCGCTTACTTGACCGAGATCGAACGGGAAGAGTACGACGAGCTCGCGGCGCAAACCGAAGCCGACGCGGGCAAGCGTGTCGCACAAAAACGACTTGCCACTTGGATGACCGAACTGGTTCACGGCGAACAAGGACTCGAGTCCGCCGAACGTGCGACAAAGATTTTGTTTGGCGGTGAAATCGAAAAAGCGTCCGATGCCCAGCTCAGCCAAATCTTTGCCGACGTCCCCAGCACCGAAGCCGAGCGAAGTGTTTTAAGTGGCGAAGGTTGGTGGATCGTCGAAGCACTGCAGGCGTCAGGATTGACGACCAGCAGCAGTGACGCGCGACGTGCGATCAAAGAAGGCAGCATCTATTTAAACAATCGCCGCGTCGGGGATATGAACCATCGACTCAGCGAAGAGGATCTTGCCAGCGAGACGGTCACGGTGCTGCGGCGTGGCAAACGCAAGTACGCCCTCATCCGCTTTCGCTAA
- the gap gene encoding type I glyceraldehyde-3-phosphate dehydrogenase, producing MAIRVGINGFGRIGRMVFRASVTRDDIEVVGINDLLDVDYLAYMLKYDSVHGPFEGEVSTENGMLVVNGKKIRITAETNPANLKWGEVNADVVVESTGIFLTSESAKGHIEAGAKKVVMSAPSKDDTKMFVMGVNDDTYDGEQFVSNASCTTNCLAPIAKVLNDSFGIKRGLMTTVHAATATQKTVDGPSAKDWRGGRGILENIIPSSTGAAKAVGKVIPELNGKLTGMAFRVPTSDVSVVDLTVELEKEASYEDICAAMKAAADGPMKGILGYTTDKVVSTDFRGETRTSVFDADAGIQLDKTFVKVVSWYDNEWGYSNKVLDLVAKISG from the coding sequence GTGGCAATACGAGTTGGAATTAACGGCTTCGGCCGAATCGGACGTATGGTTTTTCGTGCCTCGGTGACTCGCGATGATATCGAAGTCGTCGGCATCAACGACCTTCTCGATGTTGATTACTTGGCATACATGCTGAAGTACGACTCGGTCCATGGCCCATTCGAAGGCGAAGTCTCGACCGAAAACGGAATGCTTGTCGTTAACGGCAAAAAGATCCGCATCACCGCCGAAACCAATCCCGCGAACTTGAAGTGGGGCGAAGTCAACGCCGACGTGGTTGTCGAATCGACCGGTATCTTCTTGACCTCCGAGTCGGCCAAAGGCCACATCGAAGCCGGTGCTAAGAAAGTTGTCATGTCGGCTCCGTCCAAAGACGACACCAAGATGTTCGTCATGGGCGTCAACGACGACACCTACGACGGCGAACAATTTGTTTCGAACGCTTCGTGCACCACCAACTGCTTGGCTCCGATCGCCAAGGTGCTCAACGACAGCTTCGGGATCAAACGCGGTCTGATGACCACCGTTCACGCAGCAACCGCAACCCAAAAAACCGTCGACGGACCTTCGGCCAAAGATTGGCGTGGTGGTCGTGGTATTTTGGAAAACATCATTCCTTCGAGCACTGGTGCTGCCAAGGCTGTTGGTAAGGTGATTCCTGAGCTGAACGGCAAGTTGACCGGAATGGCCTTCCGCGTGCCTACCTCGGACGTTTCGGTAGTCGACCTGACCGTCGAACTCGAGAAGGAAGCTTCCTACGAAGACATCTGTGCTGCAATGAAAGCCGCCGCCGATGGCCCGATGAAGGGCATCCTCGGTTACACCACCGACAAAGTGGTTTCCACCGACTTCCGTGGCGAAACCCGCACTTCGGTATTCGACGCCGACGCTGGCATCCAACTCGATAAGACCTTCGTCAAGGTTGTATCGTGGTACGACAACGAATGGGGTTACTCGAACAAGGTTCTCGACCTCGTCGCAAAGATCTCAGGCTAA
- a CDS encoding Gfo/Idh/MocA family oxidoreductase — MGINSPLNRKLRMGLVGGGQGSFIGRVHSIAACLDNRAVVTAGALSSNPERSKASAPDYDIDPARAYGSYQEMFEAELKLPEDERIDFVSVTTPNHTHFDIAKAAVDAGFNVVCDKPMTFDLAQAETLLETVKNSDAVFAVTHNYTGYPLIRQAREMILGGELGEINAIRSQYIQGWLRTSLEAEDQKQAAWRTDPSKSGAAGAFGDIATHAYNLGRYMTGLLPDSVSCSLKSFVEGRRLDDYGTAVIRYENGGLGTVTASQISHGRENDFEIEIDGTKGSLRWRQENPNEMIVRRNGSPHQIYTRDPNAPHTNAAGAAACRLPAGHPEAFFEAFANIYAAVFDAIAKRAEGGPVEKRDTVYPNVFDGVEGMYFIQQCVESNSQNSAWLPLKHEAARR, encoded by the coding sequence ATGGGCATTAATTCTCCACTGAATCGCAAACTTCGCATGGGGCTTGTCGGGGGCGGCCAGGGGTCATTTATCGGACGAGTACACTCGATCGCCGCCTGCTTGGACAATCGCGCCGTGGTCACCGCCGGCGCCCTTTCGAGCAACCCCGAGCGCAGCAAGGCATCCGCCCCCGATTACGATATCGATCCGGCACGTGCGTACGGCAGTTACCAAGAGATGTTCGAGGCGGAATTGAAGCTGCCCGAAGACGAACGCATCGATTTCGTCAGCGTCACCACCCCTAACCACACCCACTTTGATATCGCCAAAGCGGCGGTCGATGCCGGATTTAATGTCGTTTGCGACAAACCGATGACATTTGACCTCGCTCAGGCTGAAACGCTGCTAGAAACGGTCAAAAACAGCGACGCGGTGTTTGCCGTCACGCACAACTACACCGGTTATCCGCTAATCCGCCAAGCTCGTGAGATGATCTTGGGTGGCGAATTGGGCGAGATCAACGCGATTCGTTCGCAATACATCCAAGGCTGGCTCCGTACTTCGCTGGAAGCCGAAGACCAAAAACAAGCCGCCTGGCGAACCGACCCCAGCAAGAGCGGTGCGGCGGGTGCCTTTGGCGACATCGCAACGCACGCCTACAACCTCGGTCGCTACATGACCGGACTGTTGCCCGATTCGGTCAGCTGTTCGCTAAAATCGTTTGTCGAAGGCCGACGCTTGGACGACTACGGCACCGCGGTCATCCGCTACGAAAACGGTGGACTCGGAACCGTCACGGCATCGCAAATCAGCCACGGCCGCGAAAACGATTTTGAAATCGAAATCGATGGCACCAAAGGCTCGTTGCGATGGCGCCAAGAAAATCCCAACGAGATGATCGTTCGCCGCAACGGCAGCCCGCATCAAATCTATACCCGCGACCCCAACGCACCGCACACCAATGCGGCTGGTGCGGCGGCGTGTCGCTTGCCCGCGGGTCACCCCGAAGCGTTCTTCGAAGCGTTTGCCAATATCTACGCAGCCGTGTTCGATGCAATTGCCAAACGTGCCGAAGGCGGCCCCGTCGAGAAACGTGACACGGTGTATCCAAACGTTTTCGATGGCGTCGAAGGCATGTACTTCATTCAACAATGTGTCGAAAGCAACTCGCAGAACTCGGCTTGGTTGCCGCTGAAGCACGAAGCCGCACGACGCTAA
- a CDS encoding class I SAM-dependent methyltransferase, whose product MNQPPKTTRPPDWRRPIGVSSGTWSYVNERAIADHYDSFVAETPLCDLDQAILKDVFPGTFSDDSRQSMTSIVDLGCGSGRAALALAQRGYRVIGVDLSQRMLEVMMAKATQLQLQGQIHAVRANLVQLEGFADQSIDGAVCLFSTLGMIQGRRNRRQMLRHVARIVRPQGRLVLHVHNRWSALAEPGGWRSLARSWIKSRWQSDHEFGDSIYQYRGLEKMFMHRFSKRELIADLQASQWKVAEFHSLSIDGASVVSGSGRRVGGFIVVAENCSTTP is encoded by the coding sequence TTGAACCAGCCCCCGAAAACCACTCGACCACCCGATTGGCGTCGTCCGATCGGCGTTTCCTCCGGAACGTGGAGTTACGTGAACGAGCGGGCGATTGCGGACCATTACGATTCGTTTGTGGCAGAAACTCCACTTTGCGATCTGGACCAAGCAATTCTGAAAGATGTCTTTCCTGGGACTTTTTCGGATGATTCTCGCCAAAGCATGACTTCGATTGTCGATTTAGGCTGTGGAAGCGGGCGGGCAGCATTGGCTCTTGCTCAGCGTGGCTATCGCGTCATCGGGGTCGATCTGAGCCAACGGATGCTCGAAGTAATGATGGCAAAGGCGACGCAGCTGCAATTGCAGGGGCAGATCCATGCAGTCCGTGCCAACTTGGTCCAGCTGGAGGGGTTTGCCGATCAGTCGATCGATGGTGCGGTTTGTCTGTTCAGCACGCTGGGGATGATCCAAGGACGCAGGAACCGCCGGCAGATGCTTCGTCATGTCGCACGCATTGTTCGCCCCCAAGGTCGGTTGGTGCTGCATGTCCACAATCGCTGGTCTGCCCTGGCGGAACCCGGCGGGTGGCGATCGCTGGCTCGGTCGTGGATCAAGTCGCGATGGCAATCCGATCACGAGTTTGGCGACAGCATTTACCAATACCGCGGACTCGAAAAGATGTTCATGCATCGATTCTCCAAACGCGAATTGATTGCCGATCTGCAGGCTAGCCAGTGGAAGGTTGCCGAGTTTCATTCACTGTCGATCGACGGAGCCTCGGTCGTCTCGGGATCCGGCCGTCGCGTGGGTGGGTTTATCGTCGTCGCGGAAAATTGCAGTACCACCCCATAA
- a CDS encoding site-2 protease family protein — protein sequence MLERRLKLGRFLGIGVYVHWTFGLLVAYVAYETQSQGLLGIAFGMAQLFAVFFCVTLHEYGHALAARQFGIPTVDITLLPIGGVARLQRMPRIAWQELVVAVAGPAVNVVIASLLLAGFYLFGGVEILIEILHAFVGPVETVATAQANGELAEMEASAEPSFLAFCVILLAVNIMLVVFNMIPAFPMDGGRVLRSLLAMVTHYRRATFLASRIGIGCAALMAIAGVYAQAPGPVLVAMFIAYAGISEARQVEMMESVRGLSVSNVMTHSHQSIPMDATLDEAAHRWQSIDTTSLPITAQGDIVIGILRLKDLLAAIESDKYSFATVGEIADHNAPFAREYETLESAILRSGGQYRRIPVVNSDGSLVGCLDMDSMMTRGSLRKHLANRAPVVDRFDAVT from the coding sequence GTGTTAGAGCGCCGACTAAAACTAGGCCGATTCCTCGGCATTGGGGTCTACGTGCATTGGACGTTTGGGCTGTTGGTCGCCTACGTTGCCTACGAAACTCAATCCCAGGGTTTGTTGGGCATTGCATTTGGAATGGCACAATTATTTGCCGTCTTTTTCTGCGTGACCCTACACGAATACGGGCACGCTTTGGCGGCTCGCCAATTTGGAATTCCCACGGTCGACATCACGCTGCTGCCGATTGGCGGGGTCGCTCGATTGCAGCGGATGCCTCGTATTGCGTGGCAAGAATTGGTGGTGGCGGTCGCCGGACCGGCCGTCAATGTCGTGATCGCGTCGCTGTTATTAGCCGGGTTTTACCTGTTCGGCGGCGTTGAAATCTTGATCGAGATTCTTCATGCGTTCGTGGGTCCCGTGGAAACGGTGGCAACGGCCCAAGCGAATGGCGAGTTGGCCGAAATGGAAGCGTCCGCCGAGCCCTCGTTCCTGGCGTTCTGCGTGATCCTGTTAGCGGTGAACATCATGCTGGTCGTGTTCAACATGATTCCAGCATTTCCGATGGATGGCGGTCGCGTGTTGCGAAGTTTGCTAGCGATGGTGACTCACTATCGCCGCGCCACCTTTCTCGCCTCACGCATCGGGATCGGCTGTGCCGCGTTAATGGCGATCGCAGGCGTGTATGCCCAGGCACCAGGGCCGGTGTTGGTGGCAATGTTCATCGCCTATGCCGGTATCTCCGAAGCTCGCCAAGTCGAGATGATGGAATCGGTGCGTGGTTTGAGCGTTTCGAATGTCATGACCCACTCGCACCAATCGATCCCGATGGACGCAACGCTTGATGAAGCGGCGCATCGCTGGCAATCGATCGACACGACAAGCCTGCCGATCACAGCGCAGGGCGATATCGTGATTGGCATCCTGCGGCTTAAAGACCTACTGGCTGCGATCGAGTCCGATAAATACTCTTTCGCGACCGTTGGTGAGATTGCGGATCACAACGCTCCGTTTGCCCGCGAATACGAAACACTTGAAAGTGCGATCCTTCGCAGCGGAGGCCAATACCGGCGAATTCCCGTGGTCAATTCCGATGGCAGCCTCGTCGGATGCCTCGACATGGATTCGATGATGACCCGTGGCTCGCTACGCAAACATCTGGCCAATCGCGCGCCGGTGGTCGACCGGTTTGATGCGGTGACGTAG
- a CDS encoding PQQ-binding-like beta-propeller repeat protein, which yields MRPYTISSIVLLSAVCVTTVVVGEDWPQWRGTHRDAVLRETGLIKELPAGKLQHKWSAPIGAGYSGPTVAEGRVYVTDHGDGNEDKEVERVLCFDANTGQELWKHSYDVNYTISYRAGPRASVTIDDGKAYSVGAMGNFFCFDAATGEILWKRDLATDYNARMPIWGITTAPLIYEDTVIQIAAGEKDACVVAMDRSTGKEVWHALDEHAGYSSPILIKQGDQDVLVCWTGESVSGLNPKNGDVFWSIPMLPRNMPIGVPTPVVQDDKLFVSSFYDGSMLIRLHHDRPAAEKLWHRVGIDEKNTDALHCTA from the coding sequence ATGCGTCCGTATACAATTTCGAGCATCGTGCTGTTATCGGCCGTCTGCGTGACAACCGTGGTGGTGGGCGAAGATTGGCCTCAGTGGCGTGGCACTCACCGAGACGCGGTGCTCCGCGAAACGGGACTGATCAAAGAATTGCCTGCCGGGAAGTTGCAACACAAATGGTCGGCCCCAATCGGTGCCGGTTATAGTGGTCCGACGGTCGCAGAAGGCCGTGTTTACGTGACCGACCATGGCGACGGCAACGAAGACAAGGAAGTCGAACGCGTGCTGTGCTTCGATGCCAACACGGGCCAAGAGCTTTGGAAGCACAGCTACGATGTCAACTACACGATCAGCTATCGTGCCGGGCCGCGGGCCAGCGTGACCATCGACGACGGCAAGGCCTACTCGGTCGGTGCGATGGGCAACTTCTTTTGCTTTGACGCCGCCACGGGTGAAATCCTTTGGAAACGTGATCTGGCGACTGACTACAACGCTCGTATGCCAATTTGGGGCATCACCACGGCGCCACTGATTTACGAAGATACCGTGATCCAAATCGCCGCTGGTGAAAAAGATGCTTGTGTCGTTGCCATGGATCGCAGCACGGGCAAAGAAGTTTGGCACGCGCTGGACGAACACGCCGGATACAGTTCGCCGATCTTGATCAAGCAGGGCGACCAAGATGTCCTGGTGTGCTGGACCGGCGAGTCGGTGAGCGGATTGAATCCTAAAAATGGCGACGTGTTTTGGAGCATCCCGATGCTACCGCGAAACATGCCGATCGGAGTGCCAACGCCGGTGGTTCAGGACGACAAGCTATTTGTTTCGTCGTTCTATGACGGCTCGATGCTGATTCGTTTGCACCACGACAGACCGGCCGCTGAAAAGCTTTGGCACCGCGTGGGTATCGACGAGAAGAATACCGACGCACTGCACTGCACTGCATGA
- a CDS encoding ABC transporter permease, which yields MTDVIPLHRLAFALLPVVLVLALMIRWSLGFRAALIGVIRMLLQLSLVGYLLGFIFSTDTSLVVIGVFTAMLVAASWISLRSIPRDRARNFQFAFLAILLGAGSTFLVMTQIVLGLDPWFAPRVFIPLAGMTLSSSMNSVSLAAERYYAEFERGSSDTQAREVALKAAFIPITNSLYAVGIVSIPGMMTGQVLAGVSPLIAARYQIMVMCMIFGSAGLSAALFLWLIGRSENDSQQSEESKIA from the coding sequence ATGACCGACGTCATTCCACTGCATCGATTGGCGTTTGCGTTATTGCCAGTCGTGCTGGTCCTTGCCCTGATGATCCGCTGGTCGCTCGGGTTTCGAGCGGCCTTGATCGGGGTGATCCGCATGCTGCTGCAATTATCGCTGGTCGGTTATCTGCTGGGATTCATTTTCAGCACGGACACATCGCTTGTGGTGATCGGGGTGTTTACAGCGATGCTGGTTGCGGCCAGCTGGATCTCGCTGCGGTCCATCCCACGCGACCGCGCGAGAAACTTTCAGTTCGCCTTTCTGGCAATCCTGCTCGGCGCAGGATCGACGTTCTTGGTGATGACCCAAATCGTGCTGGGGCTGGACCCTTGGTTTGCCCCGCGTGTTTTCATCCCACTGGCAGGCATGACGCTTTCCAGCAGTATGAATTCGGTCAGCTTGGCGGCCGAACGCTATTATGCAGAGTTCGAGCGAGGGTCATCCGATACTCAAGCTCGCGAGGTCGCGTTGAAAGCGGCGTTCATTCCGATCACCAACTCGCTGTACGCAGTCGGAATTGTCTCGATTCCCGGAATGATGACGGGCCAAGTCTTGGCCGGAGTATCGCCGCTGATCGCGGCGCGTTATCAAATCATGGTGATGTGTATGATCTTTGGTTCGGCTGGATTGTCCGCAGCCCTTTTCCTTTGGTTGATCGGTCGCTCGGAAAACGATTCTCAGCAAAGCGAAGAAAGCAAAATCGCCTGA